Sequence from the Ferroacidibacillus organovorans genome:
TTTCATCGCGTGGTCACACGCGGCGAGCAAGAAGAATGTCGCGTAGTCGTTCGTCCTATTCAGGCGTGTCAATGGCGCTCCGAAGAAGAACTGGGCGAGTTGGATCGCGTTTAAGAGCGGCCCCACCCAGGTTATCCATGTAATGCGCGTCGCAGTTTGCTCTGCGAGGGTATACGTTTGTATCCATTGATCAGGCGTGCCTTGAAGATAGAGATGGGGGCCGTGGCGCTGATGCATTTCAAGTGGTTCGTCGCTCTTTTTAAAGAGGACAATGGTGTGAACCTGCGCGTTGCGTGTCACAGGATCGAGCAGCTTGTCGCGTGAAAAAGCGGCGTCACATGAAACCGTGAGGTTTCTTTGCGCTGCAAAATGGCGCATTCGCGCGTAGGCTGGATCATCCTCTGCATTCCACGCACAGACAATCGTCTTTGCCTGCTTCATCTCATAGAGGTCTATCCCCGTATACATTGGAATCATCAGGCAGTTTTCATGGGTCACACGTTCAGCGATGTTGAAGAGATAACGTGAACACAAAAGAAGGATGCGCGGATTAAGGGCGATCAACAACCCTTGCGCGCGCAGTGGGTGGCGTGTGATGACGGCATGCGTGAGCGCAGAAAAAAGTGCGGTCTTTGACAATCGGTCAGAGAGTGCAGTCAAAGCGAGCGGCTCGACGTTTTCTTGATCGATCCGCACAATTGCCTCACCGGCCTTGGCGGCGGCAGACAGCGTGTGGTGGCGGCGGACATAGCCGCTAAAGTTAAGCAAAAAGAGCGCCGCAAGGACGATGTAGGATTCGCGCAGCGCTGCGACAAAGAGCGCCGCCGCAGTGAGAAGTACGTCATCGCTGACATGAAGCCGCTGTCCGAGAAGATGGATGCGCCTGCGCACGGGTGTGTATCCGCTCGCCACCGAGACGGCAGTGGAGAGTTCAAAAGCGATCAGGCTGTCTGCCGCGTCGCTTCGTCCAAAGATGACCCTGCGCAAAAGAGTTCCGGCGATTGTCAAAAGAGGAAGTGCGACGGCGACTTTCTGTGCCGACATCGCATAGGTTGCGGCGCGGCGGATGTCTTTGTTCGAACGGTCCAAGCGGCCACAAAGCGCACTGATTTGCCAAGCCCTTAAAAATCGATCGTCGTACTGGATGAGCATTCGGCCAGTGCGCGGATTGCCTTTGGCGGATAAAATGCCTTCGACCATCCCGAGCAGAGCTTCGATCTGCGCGCGTGCATCTGGGTCGTCAAGTCCGCTCATTTTCACGCGCATGCGTTGGTTGCACGTCTGTGTCACAAATGGTTCCCTCCTCCAAACCGGGTCGCACACTGCTTGAATCTTTCCTGTTCCGTCAGGTACAGTATGTCCAAAGTTCCGATTGAATCGGCTTAACTTGTGTGATAGGGTGAAACAAGATACAGATGATCGGAAAGTGTGGTGGGTTTGGTGCTGGTTAATGTTGTCGAAGAGGTTGCGCGCTTTACGCTGGATGAGATGCTGACGCGCATGGATGGCGTGTGCGCGTGTGAGGTTTGCAAAACAGACATGTTGGCGATTGCGCTCAATCACTTGACACCTCACTACAGTTCGCGACCCGATGGTCAGGCCTATTCCAAAGCGGGCATGCAGTTTGACCAGGCGCGTGTCGATCTGATTCGCGAGTTGACCAGGGCGATCTGGATTGTTCATGAAAATTGCAAACATGCGTGAAGATAAATGATACGTATAGACGCTTTACTTTTCTTAGTGTGTGAGTTCATGTACAATAAGTAAGGATCATTTGTGCTGGAATGGCGATGACCCTTACTTTTTGATTTGTCCAGATTGGCGAGGAGATTGTAACGTTATGAAATTATCCCGTCTTCGATGTAGGACTGGCAACGATGTGACAGACGCTTATCTTGAGGGAGACGCGCGCATCCGCGCGTTTTATGACTATGGGTTTGACCGTGACAGTTTAAAGCGCAGAGCGCTGGATGTCGCAAAGCGCTATGATGAGTCACAGCGCGTCCTTTTGCTTGAGGCGATTCGCGAACAACAAAATGACATGACAGACATCCAGCGCGCACAGTGGGAGCGACTGCGCGATCCGCGCGCGCTCGTCGTGGTCACGGGTCAACAAGCGGGACTTTTTACGGGTCCGCTTTATACGATTCACAAGGCGCTCTCAACCGTGGCGTTGGCGCGGCAGATGGAGCAGGAGATGGGCGTACCTGTCATTCCTGTGTTCTGGGTTGCGGCAGAAGATCACGATTTTGACGAAGTAGCCAGTGCACACTATGTTACGGATGAGGGTACACTGCGTCGCGTCGCGTTAAAAACCCGGCCTGTTCCGCGCACGCCAGTAGGATTTCACGATGTGCCAGCGCGTGAAATGAGAGAGATGCTTGAGCGAATCTCTGCAGATTTGCGCGATGGGCTTTACACAGCAGACCTTGTCGCAGGATTAAACGCGCTTCATGCGGAGCATTCGCGAATGGGTACACTTTTTCAAAAGACGTTGCAGGCGTGGCTTGGGGAGTTTCCGATTCTCGTAATCGATCCTACGACGCGCGCGATGAGGCGGGCGGCGGCAGCTTCATTTGCACAGGTTCTGGATCGTCCGCGAGTTTTTCGCGATGCGGCGCTTGCTGGTGCGAAGCGTTTGCGCGACGCCTCGTTTAAAACACAGGTCGACGTCAGTGCAGAACACTCTTTGCTCTATCTCATTCAGGATCGCATTCGAACGCCGCTTGATCTCTGTGAACAGGCGGATGCGCTAAAAATGCGCGATTCGGGTGAGTTGATTCAAATCGAAACATTGAAAGAGCGCTTGCGCGATGAGCCGGAGATTTTTTCGGCGGGCGTGCTCTACAGACCGGTTGTGCAAGATTTTCTCCTGCCCGTTCTCGCTTATGTCGGCGGGGCGGCAGAGGTTTCTTACCATGCCATGATGGGAGAGATTTTTCGCGAAGCGGGAAGGACTATCCCCCCCCTTTTTCTGCGCCAGCGGGTGACGCTGGTGCCGCCATCCATTGTGCGTTCTGCCAAAAGACTGGGGCTGTCTTGGCGCGATGATGTGCATGCGGCGCTGCGCGACAAAGTGGCGCAAAGCATGAATCCACCGCTTAGCCGTGTGGTGGATGAGATGAAGCAGGAGATCCGTGAACTGCTCGGCGGACGGGAAACCTATTTTGATGAGGTGGGCCATCGCGCACGGCGCGATTTGCAAAAAACACAGGCGACGTTTTTGCGTGAAATCGAGCGCCTGGCGGCGCGCTCGGAGCGAGCGCTTCGCAATAAGCATAAGGAGCATGCGGCGCTTAGTGAGCGAATGACTGCGTGGTTAGAACCAAAGGGAGGAGAGCAAGAGCGTATTCTCTCTCCGCTGTCCATCCTTGCGCACTTCGGCACGTCGTGGATGCACATACTGGCTGGCTTGGATGCGACAGAGATGAACGATATGATCTACCTCGAAATAACGGAGTAACCGGTTGTTTATCCCGCAGATGATGGCGCGTGAGCGCAATGTCACCATCTATCTTGAAATTTGAGTGATCAGCCGCTTGAATTTTTCCTAACCAAAATCATAAAAAATCCTGCCTTCACCACAAATGGAGGCAGGATTTTGTGTTTGTATCACGAATTCAAAAGAAAGTGGTGAAAAGTGGGGCATTGTGGGGGAAATTGCGTGGATGAGGGGGCGCTGGCATGTTTCTGGGTGAATTTCAGCACAGCCTGGATGACAAAGCGCGCTTGACGATTCCCGCAAAGTTTCGCGAAGGTCTCGGCGGCTCATTTATTCTTACAAGGGGACTTGATCAGTGTCTTTTCGTCTTTCCCCGCGCAGATTTTGAGGCGCTTGAAGAAAGACTTCGAGCGATGCCACTCTCGCGCAGTGATGCACGGCAGTTTGTTCGTTTTCTCTTTAGCGGGGCTACGGAGTGCGACCTTGATAAACAGGGACGAGTTCTCATCCCAGCCAATTTGCGCGAGTATGCTTCCTTAAAGCAGGATTGTTTTGTCGTTGGCGTGGGACCTCGTGTGGAGATTTGGAGCGGTGAGCGCTGGAAAGCCTATAGTGAAGGGGCGGCATCGTCCTTTAACGAATTGGCAGAGAGCCTTATGGATCTCAATCTTTAACAGGAGGTGGACACCTTGGAAAGTACGTTTGTTCATCGCACGGTAATGCGAGAGGAAGCGGTGGCTGGTCTCGCCGTTCGCTCAGGAGGTCTCTATGTTGACGGGACGCTTGGCGGTGGCGGTCATGCGCGCGCGATTCTTGACGCAACAAACCCATCTGGAAAACTGATCGGCTTTGATCGCGATCAAACTGCGCTTTTATACGCGCAAGAGTGGGCTCGGGCATACCCGAACCGGGTGACCCTCGTGCACGATAATTTTTCGAGATTAGATGATCATTTGACACAGTTAGGCATTGAACACGTCGATGGAATCCTCTGCGATCTCGGCGTTTCCTCCGTACAGCTTGATCGCTACGAGCGGGGATTTTCCTATCAGGCTGACGCGCCGCTTGACATGCGGATGGATCAGACGCAGGGAGAAACGGCGGCAGATTGGATTGCAACGTGCTCCGTCCAGGAGCTTACACACATTTTCTTTACGTATGGAGAAGAGCGTTTTTCTCGCCGTATCGCTGAGCGAATCGTCGCTTTGCGACAGCAGGCGCCGATTCAAACGACAGGGCAACTTGCGGATATTGTCAAAGACGCAATTCCGGCACCGACACGCCGAACGGGACCGCATCCGGCCAGACGCGTCTTTCAGGCGCTTCGCATCGCGATTAATGACGAATTGGGATCACTTGAGCGCCTGATTCCTATTGCGCTTGCGCGATTGGCCATAGGTGGACGGCTCGCGCTGATCTCGTTTCATTCGCTGGAAGACCGCATCATAAAACAGCGGTTTTTAGAGGCCGCAAAAGGATGTGTCTGCCCACCCCAGTTTCCAAAGTGTGTTTGTGGCAGGGAGGAGCAGTTTCGTGTTATTGCGAAAAAAGGAATTGTTCCGTCCGATCGTGAGCTAGAAGAAAACCCACGTTCGCGTTCAGCGAGGCTTCGCATCATTGAACGAATCTCTAACACATCTCAACCATAGAGTGATGAATCATAAGGAGCTAGCATAAATGGCGATTGAACCACTATCGAATCATTCGGCCCATACGCCGATTCCGCGCTCTAAAGCAATTGAAAAACCACTTCAGACAAAAAGACCAGATCCGCACGCCAAACGGGAAATCAAAGACCGCCTCGGATTGATCGGAAGTCTGCTCCTTTGTGCGTTCGTCGGTGTCTTTTTGGTAAGCCGCTATGCGGCGCTTGTCACGCAAAGCCAGGATATTATCCAAATCAAGCAGTCGCTTACGCAACAAAATGCGCT
This genomic interval carries:
- the rsmH gene encoding 16S rRNA (cytosine(1402)-N(4))-methyltransferase RsmH, translating into MESTFVHRTVMREEAVAGLAVRSGGLYVDGTLGGGGHARAILDATNPSGKLIGFDRDQTALLYAQEWARAYPNRVTLVHDNFSRLDDHLTQLGIEHVDGILCDLGVSSVQLDRYERGFSYQADAPLDMRMDQTQGETAADWIATCSVQELTHIFFTYGEERFSRRIAERIVALRQQAPIQTTGQLADIVKDAIPAPTRRTGPHPARRVFQALRIAINDELGSLERLIPIALARLAIGGRLALISFHSLEDRIIKQRFLEAAKGCVCPPQFPKCVCGREEQFRVIAKKGIVPSDRELEENPRSRSARLRIIERISNTSQP
- a CDS encoding late competence development ComFB family protein encodes the protein MLVNVVEEVARFTLDEMLTRMDGVCACEVCKTDMLAIALNHLTPHYSSRPDGQAYSKAGMQFDQARVDLIRELTRAIWIVHENCKHA
- the mraZ gene encoding division/cell wall cluster transcriptional repressor MraZ — encoded protein: MFLGEFQHSLDDKARLTIPAKFREGLGGSFILTRGLDQCLFVFPRADFEALEERLRAMPLSRSDARQFVRFLFSGATECDLDKQGRVLIPANLREYASLKQDCFVVGVGPRVEIWSGERWKAYSEGAASSFNELAESLMDLNL
- the bshC gene encoding bacillithiol biosynthesis cysteine-adding enzyme BshC, yielding MKLSRLRCRTGNDVTDAYLEGDARIRAFYDYGFDRDSLKRRALDVAKRYDESQRVLLLEAIREQQNDMTDIQRAQWERLRDPRALVVVTGQQAGLFTGPLYTIHKALSTVALARQMEQEMGVPVIPVFWVAAEDHDFDEVASAHYVTDEGTLRRVALKTRPVPRTPVGFHDVPAREMREMLERISADLRDGLYTADLVAGLNALHAEHSRMGTLFQKTLQAWLGEFPILVIDPTTRAMRRAAAASFAQVLDRPRVFRDAALAGAKRLRDASFKTQVDVSAEHSLLYLIQDRIRTPLDLCEQADALKMRDSGELIQIETLKERLRDEPEIFSAGVLYRPVVQDFLLPVLAYVGGAAEVSYHAMMGEIFREAGRTIPPLFLRQRVTLVPPSIVRSAKRLGLSWRDDVHAALRDKVAQSMNPPLSRVVDEMKQEIRELLGGRETYFDEVGHRARRDLQKTQATFLREIERLAARSERALRNKHKEHAALSERMTAWLEPKGGEQERILSPLSILAHFGTSWMHILAGLDATEMNDMIYLEITE